The Pyrus communis chromosome 2, drPyrComm1.1, whole genome shotgun sequence genome includes a window with the following:
- the LOC137726364 gene encoding uncharacterized protein isoform X1, with protein sequence MTPANLAGQFGDTTYTKVFVGGLAWETQKETMKKYFEQFGDILEAVVITDKATGRSKGYGFVTFREAEAAMRACVDAAPVIDGRRANCNLASLGVQRSKPSTPKHGGGGGGGRSFGRVMGSFRTGFGGGVGSAFPSAATFPHYAIQQGIPYNLYGYSSYSPDYTYPTNYYGLYGGAAGQYPMYGTSPATGMVAGAAAAAAFYPYLSYGSEGNGGAAAAAYGSSGVPNYATGIQYPHQQQQQQLFQYSTMNSSGVGGYQHYGPPISLAPSPALQSPGVTVALPAPIPHR encoded by the exons ATGACTCCAGCTAATCTGGCAGGGCAGTTTGGCGACACGACTTACACCAAGGTGTTTGTTGGAGGGTTGGCATGGGAGACCCAGAAGGAAACCATGAAGAAATACTTTGAACAGTTTGGAGACATCTTGGAGGCCGTTGTTATCACTGACAAGGCCACTGGAAGATCTAAAGGCTACGGATTT GTAACTTTTCGGGAAGCCGAAGCTGCGATGAGAGCTTGTGTGGATGCTGCTCCCGTGATTGATGGGAGGAGGGCCAACTGCAATCTTGCTTCTCTCGGTGTTCAGAGATCCAAGCCTTCAACTCCGAAGCATG gtggaggaggaggaggaggcagGAGCTTTGGGAGGGTAATGGGGTCATTCCGAACAGGGTTTGGAGGTGGAGTGGGATCAGCTTTTCCCTCTGCAGCAACCTTCCCTCATTATGCCATCCAACAAGGGATACCTTACAATCTTTATGG GTACTCTTCATACTCGCCAGACTACACTTACCCTACG AACTACTATGGTTTGTACGGAGGGGCAGCAGGCCAGTATCCTATGTACGGGACAAGCCCTGCAACTGGGATGGTGGCCGGAGCAGCAGCCGCGGCGGCTTTTTACCCTTATCTTTCATATGGATCAGAAGGGAATGGAGGAGCCGCAGCAGCTGCATATGGTAGCTCAGGTGTGCCGAACTATGCAACTGGTATCCAATACCcacaccagcagcagcagcagcagcttttTCAGTATTCGACCATGAATTCAAGTGGAGTTGGAGGCTACCAGCACTATGGTCCTCCCATTTCTCTTGCGCCCTCACCCGCCTTGCAATCACCAG GCGTAACCGTGGCCCTTCCTGCACCAATCCCTCATCGCTAG
- the LOC137726364 gene encoding uncharacterized protein isoform X2 encodes MTPANLAGQFGDTTYTKVFVGGLAWETQKETMKKYFEQFGDILEAVVITDKATGRSKGYGFVTFREAEAAMRACVDAAPVIDGRRANCNLASLGVQRSKPSTPKHGGGGGGGRSFGRVMGSFRTGFGGGVGSAFPSAATFPHYAIQQGIPYNLYGYSSYSPDYTYPTNYYGLYGGAAGQYPMYGTSPATGMVAGAAAAAAFYPYLSYGSEGNGGAAAAAYGSSGVPNYATGIQYPHQQQQQQLFQYSTMNSSGVGGYQHYGPPISLAPSPALQSPVCFAVPQA; translated from the exons ATGACTCCAGCTAATCTGGCAGGGCAGTTTGGCGACACGACTTACACCAAGGTGTTTGTTGGAGGGTTGGCATGGGAGACCCAGAAGGAAACCATGAAGAAATACTTTGAACAGTTTGGAGACATCTTGGAGGCCGTTGTTATCACTGACAAGGCCACTGGAAGATCTAAAGGCTACGGATTT GTAACTTTTCGGGAAGCCGAAGCTGCGATGAGAGCTTGTGTGGATGCTGCTCCCGTGATTGATGGGAGGAGGGCCAACTGCAATCTTGCTTCTCTCGGTGTTCAGAGATCCAAGCCTTCAACTCCGAAGCATG gtggaggaggaggaggaggcagGAGCTTTGGGAGGGTAATGGGGTCATTCCGAACAGGGTTTGGAGGTGGAGTGGGATCAGCTTTTCCCTCTGCAGCAACCTTCCCTCATTATGCCATCCAACAAGGGATACCTTACAATCTTTATGG GTACTCTTCATACTCGCCAGACTACACTTACCCTACG AACTACTATGGTTTGTACGGAGGGGCAGCAGGCCAGTATCCTATGTACGGGACAAGCCCTGCAACTGGGATGGTGGCCGGAGCAGCAGCCGCGGCGGCTTTTTACCCTTATCTTTCATATGGATCAGAAGGGAATGGAGGAGCCGCAGCAGCTGCATATGGTAGCTCAGGTGTGCCGAACTATGCAACTGGTATCCAATACCcacaccagcagcagcagcagcagcttttTCAGTATTCGACCATGAATTCAAGTGGAGTTGGAGGCTACCAGCACTATGGTCCTCCCATTTCTCTTGCGCCCTCACCCGCCTTGCAATCACCAG TGTGTTTTGCTGTGCCACAGGCGTAA